AACTGGAGGTGATCGTGCAGGCCGGGTTCAACCACATCTCCATCGGCGGCCCGCTCGGCCGCACACCGGCGGAGGCGATGCGGCTGATCGCCGAACGGGTGATCCCGCACTTCAGGTCGACCACCGCGAACGTGTGACCGCGCGGCATCCGCTGGGGTGACGGATGCTGATCTGCTTCGAAGTTCCAGCCGAGCACCGGTATCTTGCTGCGAAGGCGATCCTGGTCCGACAGGACGGCATCCACGGTGCCACGGTCCAGTCCCCGAGGCGAACAGGATCAACGTTCGCTGTCCCACTGGTCCTCGGCATACACGCATTTCTTGCGCAGTCTTCAAGAGGACGTCAAGATTGACGGTCACTGGCCCCGGACATCTCCGAGAGGAGGAGTCGGAATGCAGACGGCAAAATCTGGGGCGATCATCGAGCGCATGTTCTTGTTCGCCCGGAGGTGATGGTTACGGCGACCCGCAACCGCACGCTCGGTCTGGGCATGGTGCACGAGATCGGTACCGGAGTGCCGACCAACACCGCTGAACAGCTGTTGGTCAACGGCGATCCCACCACCGATCTGCGCGATCTGCGGTGCGCGAGCGCGGCCGCAGGGGCGCAGAGCGACACGGGGGTCTCGATCCGAGCGGTCAGCATCGCGCCGGTGCAGTTCGCGAGCGGGGGCGCCGCGGTCGAGGCGATCCTCTACCGATGCCAAGCGCAAGGCAACGACGCGCCCGCGCTGGTCATTTCAACAGGGGCGGATCGCAATATCAAAGGGCTGGAATGGCTCTCACTCCCGTTGGCTCAACGCGGCTACATGGTACTGACTCAGCATTACCGCGAGGGTGAGACTCGGTTCCATCTGCGCGACGAGGAAGACATCCAAAATGCCATCTCCTATCTTGAGCAGGTGTCCGATGTCGATGCGCGCCGAGTCGGCATCGTCGGGCACTCTCGGGGCGGCAGCGCCGTGCTTCGCGCCGCGGCGAAGGATGCTCGCGTGCGTTCCACGGTGGCGATGAACGCGCCCACGGATTACGCGCGGTGGACCCGAGGGATCCAGCATTACGCCCCCGGTGAATATCGTTCGGCGATTACGCGCTACGGGGCTACGCCGGACGACGACCCTCATTACTATCAGGCGATCTCGCCGATTACTTACGCAGGTCGGATCAAGACGCCGGTGTTGCTGGTGCAAGGCGGGAACGACCTGCGTACTCCGGCCGATCATGCCCAGTGGATGTATGATGCGCTCGTCGAGGCGGGGAATCCACGCGTCAGGCTCGAGGTCTTGCCCGGGTTGGGGCATGCCTTTGAAGCTGACGGTGGATACGGCTTCGAGAAGGTCGTGGCGCTTGTCCACCAATGGTTTGCTGATACGCTATGATGCTGTTTCGAAGGCTTCACAACCTGCGGTTCTCAAGACGGGGTTGCTGACGGTCAATGA
The DNA window shown above is from bacterium and carries:
- a CDS encoding prolyl oligopeptidase family serine peptidase is translated as MVTATRNRTLGLGMVHEIGTGVPTNTAEQLLVNGDPTTDLRDLRCASAAAGAQSDTGVSIRAVSIAPVQFASGGAAVEAILYRCQAQGNDAPALVISTGADRNIKGLEWLSLPLAQRGYMVLTQHYREGETRFHLRDEEDIQNAISYLEQVSDVDARRVGIVGHSRGGSAVLRAAAKDARVRSTVAMNAPTDYARWTRGIQHYAPGEYRSAITRYGATPDDDPHYYQAISPITYAGRIKTPVLLVQGGNDLRTPADHAQWMYDALVEAGNPRVRLEVLPGLGHAFEADGGYGFEKVVALVHQWFADTL